AGCAGCACATAGAACACGGGGGTCAGGAACAGGCCGAACAGCGTGACGCCCAGCATGCCGGCGAACACCGCCACGCCCATCGCGTGCCGCATCTCCGAACCCGCACCCGACGAGAACACCAGCGGCAGCACGCCCATGATGAACGCGAAGGACGTCATCAGGATCGGGCGCAGGCGCAGGTGGCAGGCCTCGAGCGCGGCTTCCACGATGCCCTTGCCCTGGTGTTCCAGGTCGCGGGCGAACTCGACGATCAGGATCGCGTTTTTCGCGGACAGCCCCACCAGCACGAACAGCGCGATCTGCGTGAAGATGTTGTTGTCACCCTTGGTCAGCCACACGCCCAGCAGGGCGAACAGGATCGACGCCGGCACGATCAGGATCACCGCGAGCGGCAGCGTCCAGCTTTCGTACTGGGCGGCCAGCACGAGGAACACGAGCAACACGCACAGCGGGAACACGAGGATCATCGTGTTACCGGCCAGGATCTCCTGGTAGGTCAGGTCGGTCCACTCGATGGCGATGCCACGCGGCAGCGTCTCGGCGGCGATCTTCTCCATGATGGCCTGGGCCTGGCCCGACGACACGCCAGGGGCCGGGCCGCCGTTGAAGTCGGCCGCCATGAACGAGTTGTAGCGCTCCACGCGGTCGGGACCGTAGGTGCTCGACACGTTCATCAGGCTGCCCAGCGGCACCATCTCGTTCGTGGCGGTGCGCACCTTGAACTGGCCGATCGACGCGGCGTCGGACCGGAACGGCGCATCCGCCTGCGCGATCACCTGGTAGGTGCGGCCGAACTTGTTGAAGTCGTTCACGTACAGCGAACCGAGGTTGATCTGCATCGTGTCGAAGATGTCCGACAGCGGCACGCCGAGCTGCTTGGCCTTCGTGCGGTCGACCTTCGCGTCGAGCTGCGGCACGTTGATCTGGTAGCCCGAGAACACGCCCGCGAGTTCCGGCGTCTGCCAGGCCTTCATCTGCAGGGCCTGCACGGCCTTGTAGAGCTCGTCCTGGCCGAGGTTGGCGCGGTCTTCCACGTACAGCTTGAAGCCGCCGATCGTGCCGAGGCCGTCCACCGGCGGGGGCGGGAACACCATGATGAAGGCGTCCTGGATGGCGCCCAGCTTCTGGTTCACCTGCGCCGCGATCTCGCCGCTGCTCAGGCCGGGGCCCTTGCGCTTGGAGAAGTCGTCGAGCGTGTAGAACACGATGCCCGAGTTCGGCGCGTTCATGAAGCCGTGGATCGACAGGCCCGGGAACGCGACGGCGTTCTTCACGCCCGGAACGCTCTTGGCCACGTCGGTCATGCGGCGGATCACGTCTTCGGTGCGGTCGAGCGAGGCCGCGTCGGGCAGTTGCGCGAAGCCCACGAGGTACTGCTTGTCCTGCGCCGGCACGAAGCCCGACGGCACGACGCGGAACATCACGACGGCGAGCACCACGAGCACGGCGTACACGGCGAGGGTCGCGGTCTTGTGCGACAGCACGCCGCCCACGCCGCCCTGGTAGCGGTGCGATGCGCGGTCGAAGAAGCGGTTGAAGCGCTTGAAGAAACCGCCCAGCGCCCAGTCCATCGCTTTCGAGAGCTTGTCCTTCGGCGCGTCGTGTGGCTTGAGCAGCGCGGCGGCGAGGGCCGGCGACAGCGTCAGCGAGTTGAAGGCCGAGATCACCGTCGAGATGGCGATGGTCAGCGCGAACTGGCGGTAGAACTGGCCCGTCAGGCCCGACACGAAGGCGATGGGCACGAACACGGCGCACAGCACGAGGGCGATGGCGATGATCGGGCCGGACACTTCCTTCATGGCCTGGACCGTGGCCTCGCGCGGTTTCAACCCGTTCGCGATGTTGCGTTCCACGTTTTCCACCACCACGATCGCGTCGTCCACCACGATGCCGATGGCCAGCACGAGCCCGAACAGCGACAGCGTGTTGATCGAGAAGCCCATCGCGAGCAGCACCGCGAACGTGCCGATGACCGAGACGGGCACCGCCAGCAGCGGGATGATGGACGCACGCCAGGTCTGCAGGAACACGATCACGACGATGACCACGAGGGCCACCGCTTCGAGCAGCGTGTGGATCACGGCGCTGATCGAGTCACGCACGAACTGCGTGGGGTCGTAGACGATGGCGTAGTCGACGTCCTGCGGGAAGTCCTTCTTCAGCTCGTCCATCAGCGCGCGCACGTCGGTCGACAGCTGCAGCGCGTTCGACTGCGGCGCCTGGAACAGGCCCATGGCCACGGCCGGCTTGTTGTCGAGCAGCGAACGCAGCGAGTACTGCTGCGAGCCCAGCTCGAGGCGGGCCACGTCGCGCAGGCGCACGACGCCGCCGGTCTCGGTGCCGGTCTTGATGATGATGTCGCCGAACTCCTGCTCGGTGCTCAGGCGGCCCTGCGAGTTGACGGACAGCTGAAACGGCGCGTCCTTCGCGGGCGCGGCGCCCACGACACCGGCGGCCACCTGCACGTTCTGCTCGCGGATCGCGCGCACGACGTCGGGGGCGGTCAGGCCACGCGCGGCCACCTTCTGCGGGTCGAGCCAGACGCGCATGGAGTAGTCGCCCGCGCCGAACACCTGCACCTGGCCCATGCCCTGGATGCGGCTCATGCGGTCGCGCACGTTGAGCACGATGTAGTTGCGCAGGTAGGTCTCGTCGTACGTGGAGTTCGGCGAGATCAGGTGCACCACCATCGTGATGTTCGGCGAGCTCTTGACGGTGGTGACACCGACCTGGCGCACTTCCTCGGGCAGGCGCGGCAGCGCGCGCTGCACGCGGTTCTGCACCTGCGTCTCGGCCTGCTCGACGTTCGTGCCGACCTTGAACGTGACGGTCAGGTTCATGCCGCCGTCACCGGTGGCCTGCGACGACATGTACAGCATGTCCTCGACGCCGTTGATCGCCTCTTCGAGCGGCGCGGCGACGGTCTGCGCGATCACGGTGGGGTTCGCGCCGGGGAAGCGGGTGCTGACCACGACCGACGGCGGCACGACCTCGGGGTACTCCGAGATCGGCAGCTTGAAGATCGCGATCAGCCCGCCGAGGAAGATGAGGATGGACAGCACGGCCGCGAAGATCGGCCGGTCCACGAAGAATCTGGAGAAGTTCATGAGGGTCTTCTTGTCTGTCTTGTCTTACTTGGCGGACGCGATGGTCACGCCCGACGCGGCCGGTGCCGCCATCGGCACCTCCTGCGGGGTGACGGGGGCGCCCGGGCGCACGCGCTGCAGGCCGTTGACGACGATCTTGTCGCCCGGCTTCAGGCCGGTGCGGGCCACGCGCAGGCCGTCGATGGACTGGCCGAGCTCGACCACCCGGTACTCGGCCTTGTTGCCTTCACCCAGCACGTAGACGTACTTGCGGTTCTGGTCGGTGCCGACGGCCGTGTCGTTGATGAGCACGGCGGCCGTGCTGTTCGCCTCGGCGCCGATCTGCACCCGGGCGAACAGCCCCGGGGTCAGCGTGCCGTTCTTGTTGTCCACCACCGCGCGCATGCGCACGCTGCTCGACGTCGGGTCGATGCGGTTGTCCACGAAGTCGAGGCGGCCTTCGCGCGGGAAGCCGGCCTCGTTCGCGAGGCCCAGGCGCACCTTCACCGCTTCGGCGCCGCCGCGGGCGGCCGGTCCGAGGGCGAGGTAGGTGGTCTCGTCGCCGTCGAAGGCCACGTAGACCGGGTCCACCGACACGAGCGAGGTCAGCACGATGTTGCCGTCCACCAGGTTGCCGATGGTGACCTCGGCCTTGCCGATGCGGCCGCTGAACGGGGCGCGCACCGAGGAGTATTCGACGTTCAGCTTGGCCGAGGCCAGCGCCGCCTGTTCGGCGCGGGCGGCCGCGTCGAGCTGGCGGGCGTTCGCGGCGCGTTCGTCGAAGTCCTTCTGCGCGATGGCGTTGTCGGCCAGCAGGCGCTTGGAGCGTTCGAGTTCGGTGCGGGCCAGTTCGGCCTTCGCCGCGGCGGCGGCGGCCGAGGCCTCGCCGCGCAGCGCTTCGGCGTGGTACGCACGCGGGTCGATCGTGAAGAGCAGGTCACCCTTCTTCACCATCGAGCCGGGCTTGAAGTGGATGGCCTCGACCGTGCCGCGCACGCGGGCACGGATCTGGGCCGATTCCACCGCCTCGATGCGGCCGGAGAACTCGCTCAGCTCGGTGACCTTCTTCGCGACGACGGCGGCGACGCTGACGGGCGGGGGCGGCGGGGCCGTCTGCGCCTGGGCGTCGATGCCCTTGGAGCACGCGCCGAGGGTGAGCATGCCGGCCGATGCGAGTGCGAGGGAGGTGATGGTCAGGGCAAGGGAGATGGGGCGGTCAGTCATGGGGAACCTCGGGTGTTTTCTTGTGGAGGACGGATGCAACGGACTTCGACGGATGGGACCGTGCCGGAACGGTGAAGGGGGCGAGGAAGGTCTTGACCGCCTCGCAACAGGGATCGCTGCCGGCGGCCTCGCAACGCTCCTCGACGTTCGCGAGGGCGCTGGCCGGCAGCACCGTGCGCTGCACGGCGACGCCGGCGCGTTCGAGCTTGTCGGCGTAGGCGACGGCGCCCGCCGACAGCGGATCGCCGTCGGCGTAGACGAACAGGGCGGGCGGCAGCCCCGCCAACCGGCTCGATTCGAGCGGGCAGGCGTACGGGTGCACGCGGTCGGCGGCGCGGGGCAGGTAGTCGCGGAAGGCATCCGTGAGCGCCTGCGGCACCGGGGCGTATTGGGAGTCGCGGCCCTCGCGCATGCTCGGGTCGAGCATCGGCATCAGCAGCACCTGGCCGGCCACCTTCGGGCCGAGGCGGTCGCGGGCCATCAGCGTCGAGACGGCGGCGAGGTTGCCGCCGGCCTCGATGCCGCCCACGACCAGGTGCCGCCCGGTCCAGCCGCGCAGCCGGCTGCCCCGGGAGCCGGCGAGCTTCAGCACGGCGTGGGTGTCCTCGATCGCGGCGGGGAAGGGGTGCTCGGGCGCCACCGCGTAGCTCGGCGAGAGGATCGTCACCTGGCACAGCTCGGCGAACGACTTCAGGCAGTCGTCGGCGGCGTCCAGGTCGGCCTCCACGAACCCGCCCGGCGGGAAGAACACGAGCAGCGCTTCGGACTTCCGCGGGCCGGGGGTGTAGAGGCGCAGCGTCAGCCGCCCGCTCGCACCCGGCCACTCGAACGTCTCGTCCGCTTGGCCGCGAGGCAGGGAATCCGGGTCGGTGGAAGGGGTGGTCATGGACTACTGGTAAACACGGAGGAACAATGCACGCGCCGGCACTTGTGCGGCGCAGCAGAACTTTATTTGTCCGACCGGTTGAGATAAAGTGTCTTTTCCGAGAAGCACTGTTCAGGAATCCGGACAATGGACACGATCAAAGCCATGCGCGCCTTCGTCGGGGTGGTCGACACCGGCGGTTTCACCAAGGCGGCCGAGTTGCTCGGCACGCCGAAGGCCACGCTGTCGGCGAGCGTCTCCGAGCTGGAAGCCCACCTGAAGGTGCGGCTGCTGCACCGCACCACCCGGCGGGTGTCGGTCACGGCCGACGGGGCGGCCTACTACGAGCG
This genomic stretch from Piscinibacter gummiphilus harbors:
- a CDS encoding efflux RND transporter permease subunit, encoding MNFSRFFVDRPIFAAVLSILIFLGGLIAIFKLPISEYPEVVPPSVVVSTRFPGANPTVIAQTVAAPLEEAINGVEDMLYMSSQATGDGGMNLTVTFKVGTNVEQAETQVQNRVQRALPRLPEEVRQVGVTTVKSSPNITMVVHLISPNSTYDETYLRNYIVLNVRDRMSRIQGMGQVQVFGAGDYSMRVWLDPQKVAARGLTAPDVVRAIREQNVQVAAGVVGAAPAKDAPFQLSVNSQGRLSTEQEFGDIIIKTGTETGGVVRLRDVARLELGSQQYSLRSLLDNKPAVAMGLFQAPQSNALQLSTDVRALMDELKKDFPQDVDYAIVYDPTQFVRDSISAVIHTLLEAVALVVIVVIVFLQTWRASIIPLLAVPVSVIGTFAVLLAMGFSINTLSLFGLVLAIGIVVDDAIVVVENVERNIANGLKPREATVQAMKEVSGPIIAIALVLCAVFVPIAFVSGLTGQFYRQFALTIAISTVISAFNSLTLSPALAAALLKPHDAPKDKLSKAMDWALGGFFKRFNRFFDRASHRYQGGVGGVLSHKTATLAVYAVLVVLAVVMFRVVPSGFVPAQDKQYLVGFAQLPDAASLDRTEDVIRRMTDVAKSVPGVKNAVAFPGLSIHGFMNAPNSGIVFYTLDDFSKRKGPGLSSGEIAAQVNQKLGAIQDAFIMVFPPPPVDGLGTIGGFKLYVEDRANLGQDELYKAVQALQMKAWQTPELAGVFSGYQINVPQLDAKVDRTKAKQLGVPLSDIFDTMQINLGSLYVNDFNKFGRTYQVIAQADAPFRSDAASIGQFKVRTATNEMVPLGSLMNVSSTYGPDRVERYNSFMAADFNGGPAPGVSSGQAQAIMEKIAAETLPRGIAIEWTDLTYQEILAGNTMILVFPLCVLLVFLVLAAQYESWTLPLAVILIVPASILFALLGVWLTKGDNNIFTQIALFVLVGLSAKNAILIVEFARDLEHQGKGIVEAALEACHLRLRPILMTSFAFIMGVLPLVFSSGAGSEMRHAMGVAVFAGMLGVTLFGLFLTPVFYVLLRKLAVRLERNRAPAAGTASHVIEA
- a CDS encoding efflux RND transporter periplasmic adaptor subunit; translated protein: MTDRPISLALTITSLALASAGMLTLGACSKGIDAQAQTAPPPPPVSVAAVVAKKVTELSEFSGRIEAVESAQIRARVRGTVEAIHFKPGSMVKKGDLLFTIDPRAYHAEALRGEASAAAAAAKAELARTELERSKRLLADNAIAQKDFDERAANARQLDAAARAEQAALASAKLNVEYSSVRAPFSGRIGKAEVTIGNLVDGNIVLTSLVSVDPVYVAFDGDETTYLALGPAARGGAEAVKVRLGLANEAGFPREGRLDFVDNRIDPTSSSVRMRAVVDNKNGTLTPGLFARVQIGAEANSTAAVLINDTAVGTDQNRKYVYVLGEGNKAEYRVVELGQSIDGLRVARTGLKPGDKIVVNGLQRVRPGAPVTPQEVPMAAPAASGVTIASAK
- a CDS encoding alpha/beta hydrolase; protein product: MTTPSTDPDSLPRGQADETFEWPGASGRLTLRLYTPGPRKSEALLVFFPPGGFVEADLDAADDCLKSFAELCQVTILSPSYAVAPEHPFPAAIEDTHAVLKLAGSRGSRLRGWTGRHLVVGGIEAGGNLAAVSTLMARDRLGPKVAGQVLLMPMLDPSMREGRDSQYAPVPQALTDAFRDYLPRAADRVHPYACPLESSRLAGLPPALFVYADGDPLSAGAVAYADKLERAGVAVQRTVLPASALANVEERCEAAGSDPCCEAVKTFLAPFTVPARSHPSKSVASVLHKKTPEVPHD